CATATTGTATTTTCCCCAAAATTCCTGATTTGCAATTTTTAGTATATTCCGTTTTTCGTAAAAGCCGTTGAAATTTCCAGATGTAGTCAGGAAAGAAGATGCCTTTTATGTTATTCATAAGAGACTCTCTTTTTCTGTTGAGCGCTTTCCGATCCGAAGCAATATAATATTGAAAATCTTTTTTTGATGTTATCATCGAGACATAATATGGTGAGAATTATACCTTTTAATTAGCATTTAAATAATCATCCCACCCCGGAGCTGCTGTGGTATGGATACTGTATGGTTCTAAATCTTGCAACGTATTAATTTTTTTGTGATCTAAGGTAATCAAGACATTATGTATATCAGTCAATTTCAATGCTGTATGTATTAAAGGAATTTTATCAGGATGAAATCCCATGAGAGTTGTCATGCATAAATCATTGAGTGCTGAGTCATTTGTAAAACTGACGAAACCGAAAGGGAACGGGTCAGGATGAAGGGGGCCATTTCCTTGCCCGCCGATAATCCCATCGCAAAGGCTGTATAACTGCCTTTGCGGTTTATTGGACAAGCTTCCATCTGCTTTCCCATAAATGGCAATTTTATTTAAGTCCATAACCATACGCCAGGTAGTGTCGTTGCCATACCATGCAGCTCCAAGATTATGTGTGTTTTTGGGAAATGACATCTTCCATAATAAATATGATAATCTATGCAATAGAAGATAATAAGTAGTTCCTTGCTTTTTATTGGCCAAATCAATGAATATTTCGCTAATCCTTCTCAGGATATTAGATCCCGGATAGCAGTCTCCTCCCTGTTTTGTGCCTCCGACACGGTGATGCGGCAAATAATCTTTATCCCCGTTCAATCCGACAATGTTTTTCAATGCACCGGTCATGCCCGTTTTTTGGTGTGTTTTTATTTTGGGCATGGAGATTACAATATCGGCATCAAATAGTGCCCTGGTGATGCAATATTTATGAACTCCTTTTCTTTGATTTTTAGCTAATTGTTGATAGTCATAATCATTTACCCTGAAATTTCCACCTGAATTCGAGATTGGCTCTAAAAAACTGTTGCTCCCGATATCAAGAATTACATATTCCGAAATAGGATTACGTTCTGATACAGGTATGTTAGATGCAGGGTTAAATGTCCGGCGCCTGAAATCTTTGATGCCAACGGGTATCCCTGCCTTTTCGCTTAACTGTTCTATTTGTGCTATAAATGAAGGTGAAATGGCTTTTTCCCAAAGACATCCTTGTATCGGAGCGTCGCCAATGGTAACTGAAATCGGTTTTTGCGGCAGGATGACTTCCAATGCAGCAATTACCCATTGATCGTTTGTACGCAGGCATAGCTCATCCGTTTCTTTAGAGGAATGTTTTACCCAATTGGGTTTTAATAAAATTTTTTTGCCGGTAACCGATTCTAAAAAATCATGACCCAAAAGCTCTGTGATCATCGCGGTTAACTTTGCTCTGTCGTCATAGATTTTTCCAAGAGAATCAATGTTCCTGTCATTTATATCCTGAAAGCAACGGATAATATGTAAGAATTTTTCTTGGTTCATACTTTGGTATTTGATGCGATAACTGAGCCCAGTTGATCGGAAGTCATAAATTCTACATCCGGGTAAAAATGAAGAATGGTTTTAAGCAAGTTGGCAAACAACTTCAGGTTCCGGTCTCTGTTGGTAGGGTCGATATTTCCGATAAAGTTTAACCGGTGGGTGCTGATAATAGCTGGTTTCCCCCATCTGAATGCGATTTTGATCCGGTTCATGCAATCATTAACCCAGTCAAATGCTATATTCTCAGAGGGTTCAAAAAAACAGTTTCTGACTAGATAGATTTGTTCCAGCCGGTTCTTTTGTCCTGTATAATGATAATTGTGGGTATATACATTGCCATGATTTAATGTGGGAATAGTTTGCACGGCCATTCCCTGAATAAAGTCAACTCCACATTTCTGAAGTTTGATTTCCAGTTCTTTACTCCATATATAGCAAGAAGCAATAAATGATTTTGAAGGGTAGCCAAAAAGGGATTCAAAGAGCTGTAACCCGTCGGTTAATATGGTGTTCAACAATATGGATTCCACTTCTGTATCGTAATCAAATGAATCCATATAGGCATTTTTATTGTTGGGCGTAATCAAAGAGCTTAGACTTATGGTCTTGTGTTCAAAAGCTAACCGGGCAGCCGGAATATTTTGTTGTAAATCCCTCATCCATCTGGCGACATTCAAATGCTCCCGTGCATGAAACTGAGGGTGAAATATTTGCTGTTCTATCCCTTCTTTCCATAACGCAAACGCATGGGTATGATGAGGATATTGAGTCAATGTTTTTATGAATGGTTCATAAAAATATTCAGAAAACCCTGATGCGGCTATTTTCTCAAAATCCGGATTGGCCACCACTGTATTGGCCGTAATGACAGGATGTTGTTCCCTTTGATTTTTTATGGAAGTCAGTGTATCAAACAAAGCGGATAAATCCTCTTCACTGGCTAAAGAATCATATCTCTCGTATGAGAGTTGATCCACGTTGTATCCATCTTGTAATAGTTTGTCATACACCTTTTTCGATGGCATCCGGATGCTTCCCCAATCATCGCTTTCAATCACTACAATCTTTCGATTTGTGTGCCATCCAGGAATGTTCGGCATGCTACGCCTTAAAGATTTTAATACCTTCATCCTAAATAAAATTGATGGTCACAATATTTCATTTTGAAATAAAACATACAAGCGGGGAAAAAGGATATGATATATAAAACTTTGAATTTTTTCGAACGAATGATCTTCCATTGACTATGAATGGACTCTTTTACAATAAATCCGGCTATAATGTATTTTATAATAAACTTGATAAAATATAATGGATTATAAAAAAAATAATCTATGTTTTCGTCGACAAAATACATGTTATTTACCATGTCATTAATATAATGTCGAGTTTCTTTTCTTCCCCTTAATATACTATTGGAACCATCCATATAATAAATTCTTCCAATATTATTGATAATTCTAGTTTTGTATGTCCTTCCAATGGCAGACCATAAAATAAATTCGCTAATAAATCGTAAATATTCCTGTTTCCAATTATATTTGCTTATATTTATGCATTGTTTTAATTTTGATACATTTGTAGAATCAACTAACTCTCTGTGACAATTATGTTTTAAAACTAATTCGTGCCATGTTCCATCCAGATGATCTATTTGTTGAGGTAATAAAAAATCACCATAGCCGACTAACTGTCCGGATTCATACATTGAAAACATTTTAACTTGAGCGATTTGATCTTCTAACCCCTTCATTTCAATATTCTTCCATGCCATTTCAAATGTCTCCATTGCCGTACTCGTAAACATATCATCACTATCAATCATTTCAATATATTTTGATTCGATACATTCAAGAGCAAGCTGTAAGGCTGTATGCTTTCCTCCATTTTCTTTATAAATATATTGAATAGAAATGACATTTTCTTCAATCCATTTTTGAACAAGTTCTTGGGTGTTATCTGTTGATCCATCATCTATGATTAACCAACTGAAGTTTTTATATGTTTGGGCCTTGATGGATTCATACAGTCTGGGTAATGTTGTTATCCTATTAAAAGTTGGTGTAAATATGGTATGTCTCATATCTTTCGATTATTCACAAAGAGACAGAAATGCTTTTGTTACATTTTCGATATTATATTGGGCAATATTCTCAACATTGTATTGGTGGGTATAATTCCTTTCAAAAAACTCATCAATTAATTTAGTATTGAGGTTATTCGCATCAATTGATAAAATAGGGCGCATTGACAATGCATAATCAATTAATTTACTTGGCATTTGTACTGATGTCCCATTTTCAAGATTTAGTAAAAAATCTACTTTACTCATTTGGTAGATTAATTCTTCTCTTTTGATGTAGTCGTGAATTTCTATTTTTTGTCTTAATGCTGAAGAAATATGATCGAAATAATTGCTTCCTCCACATTTTGTGTAAACAATAAATTTGAAGTTATATTGTTGATTTTCTATATATTGTAGAAATGGAGCGGGTTCTCGTTTATTTGCAAGAAATCCTCCTGCATAAATAAAAGTTATTACATCATTTTGTATTGGCTTTTCGTATATTTTTATTTTTGCAAAATCTACTCCCTGAGGTATTATGACTAATTTTTCCCAAAATTCAGGAAAGTATCCTGTTTTTGCTGTAGCCATTGGTATAGAAATATAATCTGCTTTACGAAAACTCCATTTTTCAATATATTTAAAGTAAAAAGGATGGCTGATTGTTTCGGTTTGCGAACCCATAAAGGGATCTCCACAGTCTGCTACCCATTTATTACAGAGTAATGGTTTCGTTTTTTGATTTATTACACATGCACACCCCCAGTGAATTGGGTGTGGTACTGCCACGGATATTAACAAATCGTATTGCTTTCCGATTTCTTGTTTTAGTGCTTTTCTTACTTTTATGAAATATTGTATACTTGGATACAGAAATAAATAATCGAGTATTCTATTGACTATATTCAATAGTAAACGAATGAATGGGACAGATGATCGTGAAAACTTCGTGTTACAAGAGCTATAACTTTTTAAGCTTAGATTGTCTGATTTTTGGATTGCCTGATTTTTAGATTTATTTTCAGTTGCAGAATATAACACAACAGAATGTCCTTGTTTTATCAATTCTGTTGTTAATTCTATCGTACGCATTGTGCGAGGAGAAGTTGTGTCATAGATATTTGCACTTAGAATCAATATTTTTTTCTTATTTGACGTGTTTTGCATATAATGTATTTATAGAATTTATATGTAATGCTTTCGTTATACCCATTGTTTGATGAGTGTCATAAAGGGAGTGGCATCATTCGTCATAAAAGCGGTGACAGGATTTCCAATCAAAGTATTGGGCCCCCAGAATAGCATCCCCGCCCATATTTGAAAAATGATGGCAAAAATTAAAAAGGGCATACTGAATTGTATTGTTCTTCGAATCAGAGAAATCTCCCGACTGCTTACATGAATGAAAAGCACTAAAAAAGCATACATAAACATGTTGGCTACGGATACAAACCGTCCCCCTGAGGGAATCAACGCCAGTATTTGGGCAATGCCGTAGCTGTAAAGAGAATAATTGAACAGCTGTTTTAATCGTAAATGATTATTCAATACATCTTTTCCTTTCAACCAAATTGCAATCACCATGATATAAATAAAATAGTGTGCAATATTATTGGCTAAAATGACATGAAAAGCTAAATTTTGATCGGCAACTGTTTGATTTTGGATATAATCAGAATTTGTATAGCTTTCTATCCTGGGTGCTAAAAAAGCAGGCATATGGTTCGTGGCAAAGTTAGTAATAGCCCCAATATTAATTTCTTTGATAAACGAGGTAAGCAGAAAAAATACAAAATAAAAGGTACTCCATTTTTTAGGCAAGAATTGAAAGCTGAACAAGATTACAACCGGAATAAAAAAAGAAAAATGAAACAAAACCGAAGCCACACTCCAATACAATTTCTTCGGATTACCATCCAGTAAATATGGCAAGGCTCCATACACGAATATCTGTAACGCTGTCCACATCCGGACTCCATTAATATTCCATATAGGGCATACCAATGCATATAAGATCATGATGGGAACCAGATAGAGACGAATATTTCCTTTTATTTTATCAAACACATACCACAAAGTACGTGAATAGAAGAATCCGAATACAAGAGCATAACTCAAAAAGAGAAATTGCGGATTCCCGGTGAAGCGGGATACTATAAACGTCATCAGAGATTGATAGATATCCAATGTTTTCCCTTCATCGGAATACAATCCTTTCATTACCTCCGATATAGAGGTAATATTGGCCTGATGCAATTTAACCAATGATTCCGCGTAGCGAGCGCTGTCTGCGCTATTGGGTCCGGTTGCCACAATAAAAGTTAGACCAAAAAAAATACAAAACCACCAAAACAAATTCTTAGCATACGGATAACGAAACTCACGTATGCTGATCAACAACCCTCCGAATGGCCATAATAATGACAAGAAAATACGCTGTTTTATTATCGTTTTGTATAAGTTATGATTCATGCCATTAGTTAAATGGTTAATGCACTTGTGAATTATTGAGTCATTATGACGAGCTCTTTATTGCGATTCTAAAACTGAATATGAAATATGGTAATGTTTCATTAGTTCGTTAAAAATAAGATCGTTTTTCCCTTGCCCTATGTTTTCATCCATCAATCTTTTGTTATCTCTAATAATGATTGGGGGAAAGAATCGTGAAAACTCTCCAGAAATACTTATTACTGGGGTTTGGTTTAATAAACTCATAACTTTCAGCCAGAGGTCGTCTGCCCGTATAGCCCTTTTTTGTATCTCTTCTTGATTAAAAGCTTGTTTATTTAGGGAGTTTGCAGGGAATAACGTACCTCCAACTCCAATTGTAAGGTATTTAAAAGAAGGTAATGTATTATGCCTGACATATTTCCATTCATTATAAGGAGCTATGTGCTTATTGATAATCGTTATCTCTCTGGTTATGCTGCAACAGATAGCAAGTGGGTATTGTAGATGTGTTTTAATCAGCATATGTAATAGATTTGGAGGATAAATCATATCATCATCAATCGTAATTATATTCGCTTTGGGGTATTCCTGCATAGCATAGAAATATTTTTTATGAGGCATCAAATTTCCAGAACAAAAGCGGATTTCTAATCCTCTTTTCTGTAATTTTAATAATTTTTTCGGTAAAACAGAGCTATCACTAAACTCTTCATTGCTTAGCCATAAAATGATAGCGTCCGGTTTTTTGCTTTGATGAATAATAGATTCTATCGTTATCCATACTTTATTGATACGAGGTGGAAATGTGGTTAAACTTACAATATATCCGTTTTGCAATGCATCCAATCTTTTGTTTACTGCTAGTTTATAAAATGGAGATGTTAGTTTATAGAATAATCTGCAGTAATAATTAATAGCTCTTGTCATTATTCTTGTATAAAAGATGTCTATTGATGTGTTTTTTATACAGATGAAATATAGGCTAAAAAAAAAATTCATATTGAACTAGTGTTATGTTAGTACAGAATTGACGGATAAATTCTTTTGAGTTTTATCTGAGCTTCTTCATTTGTAAATTGCCAGTTAATCTTAATATTTTTATTGCTTCGATGTTCTTGCCACGCCTGAACTTCTTTTTTACTTTCTCTTCCGTTTCAATATAACGATTTAAGTATTGTTCGTTCAGCACATGTGATTCTATTTCCGCCATATTTA
The sequence above is drawn from the Microbacter margulisiae genome and encodes:
- a CDS encoding DUF362 domain-containing protein, which translates into the protein MNQEKFLHIIRCFQDINDRNIDSLGKIYDDRAKLTAMITELLGHDFLESVTGKKILLKPNWVKHSSKETDELCLRTNDQWVIAALEVILPQKPISVTIGDAPIQGCLWEKAISPSFIAQIEQLSEKAGIPVGIKDFRRRTFNPASNIPVSERNPISEYVILDIGSNSFLEPISNSGGNFRVNDYDYQQLAKNQRKGVHKYCITRALFDADIVISMPKIKTHQKTGMTGALKNIVGLNGDKDYLPHHRVGGTKQGGDCYPGSNILRRISEIFIDLANKKQGTTYYLLLHRLSYLLWKMSFPKNTHNLGAAWYGNDTTWRMVMDLNKIAIYGKADGSLSNKPQRQLYSLCDGIIGGQGNGPLHPDPFPFGFVSFTNDSALNDLCMTTLMGFHPDKIPLIHTALKLTDIHNVLITLDHKKINTLQDLEPYSIHTTAAPGWDDYLNAN
- a CDS encoding glycosyltransferase family A protein, with the translated sequence MRHTIFTPTFNRITTLPRLYESIKAQTYKNFSWLIIDDGSTDNTQELVQKWIEENVISIQYIYKENGGKHTALQLALECIESKYIEMIDSDDMFTSTAMETFEMAWKNIEMKGLEDQIAQVKMFSMYESGQLVGYGDFLLPQQIDHLDGTWHELVLKHNCHRELVDSTNVSKLKQCINISKYNWKQEYLRFISEFILWSAIGRTYKTRIINNIGRIYYMDGSNSILRGRKETRHYINDMVNNMYFVDENIDYFFYNPLYFIKFIIKYIIAGFIVKESIHSQWKIIRSKKFKVLYIISFFPACMFYFKMKYCDHQFYLG
- a CDS encoding EpsG family protein, encoding MNHNLYKTIIKQRIFLSLLWPFGGLLISIREFRYPYAKNLFWWFCIFFGLTFIVATGPNSADSARYAESLVKLHQANITSISEVMKGLYSDEGKTLDIYQSLMTFIVSRFTGNPQFLFLSYALVFGFFYSRTLWYVFDKIKGNIRLYLVPIMILYALVCPIWNINGVRMWTALQIFVYGALPYLLDGNPKKLYWSVASVLFHFSFFIPVVILFSFQFLPKKWSTFYFVFFLLTSFIKEINIGAITNFATNHMPAFLAPRIESYTNSDYIQNQTVADQNLAFHVILANNIAHYFIYIMVIAIWLKGKDVLNNHLRLKQLFNYSLYSYGIAQILALIPSGGRFVSVANMFMYAFLVLFIHVSSREISLIRRTIQFSMPFLIFAIIFQIWAGMLFWGPNTLIGNPVTAFMTNDATPFMTLIKQWV